The Ziziphus jujuba cultivar Dongzao chromosome 1, ASM3175591v1 genome segment TTCTATTACCCATGGTAGAGAAACAGTAGAGAAAAGAGACTTAGAAAGCAAGAGGactttttataagaaaaaaggaaaagaaaaaaaaggtgaaaaaaaaaaaaaaaaaacgtttgtGTTTTGTTGTTTCGTTACATTAATATCAATGTGTTTCTTTACTTAACTCTCACTCTCCATATTACTGCCGCCTAACTTCATTTAATTCTttttgcgttttttttttttttttaatgatttgtaTTTGTTGGGATTTGAAGTGGAAAATTTGAGGgacttttttaaaaagtttgtgCATGTAAGATAAGTTAGACTTTGTTGCCGCAGTTTTTCAAGCATAATGTTTATTGAATTACGGGCATCTAAAACCACAAATAAATGCTTCTTTAATTAAATTGGAAGAATGAATATTTAGGTATTCAATATAAGATAGAAATTAAgctttcaacaaataaaatttgcatAAATTTTGCCATTAAATTGTTTCAGTAAgaataatatattgttttttattatctgttttctttttcatattcttatatatttttatccctcatcaatataatattactttatttaaaaacatataatgaaaaaaaaaaaagataaataaattattatttattaaaagaagtcaaaatttttattattaatcagAAATGGATGGAGatagagaaataaaaattataagattCTCATccctaatgcatatatatactaCTTGATATATCAATATTGTTAATTATCAGATAGCCAATTTCCTGCTGAATGGAcaatatatttagtaaattttttgcTGATGATAACAATACTAATAAATGTACGCTCCATATCTACTACGACTTGATACTCACATGTAATATTTACGGTTCCAAAGTTTAGAATGGTAATTCTCAATTTGAATGTAGGGATAGAATGGTAATTCCAAAGTATTTGTCTCTTTGACTCTAAGGATGAATAAGTTTCTCTACTAGATAGGGTCTTCTATAGCCGGCTTTGATCAATTGACCGCAACGTACAGGTTTGGGAAACTCAAAATTAATGCAAGTAGTGAAGTACATCATTTTGGCTTGACTCCCAACTAGACAATAGGCATGTAAAACATTTACAACTAGGTTAAACTGATTCCTAGTTTTTTGTCTATATAGGATTCCAAATATCACAAATATCCGAAGACAATTTATATATAGCACATGCaaaaacgaaatttaaaaagattACAATTTACAACGTATACAAACTTTTATTGctttttttcaataagaatatttagagttaattaattatttctactttcattaattcttttttattttttttttctcatcataatattggaaaaattgattctaaattttcttgttatacgttatatatatatctgtatgtatctatatataagaATCGTAACATAGAAACTTTCTCAAATGAAAtgcaaccaaatatatatagattaaatatacaaacaaattaatacaagATGCCAAGGAATATGGCAGGGACTGGTTTTGCACTTTTTACTCTGtactacaaaattttaatatagcaGTGTAATGGATTGATGTTAAAGGAATTCTTTAGTGGCACTCAACCTTTGAAAATTGGGACCCTATAAATTAACCATCTAGATTTGGCTAATATTTTGTCTTttgatgtttttgtttttgaataaattttgataatcttatgtccaagaaaaaaaaaatttgccaagGAATATTGTGCAGACCACTCATTAGGTAAAACTTGGGGGATCTAATAACTTGGTAGATTCCTTATCGATTTCATAAAAGGTATAGATGAACTTGGCTTAGATATTTTGTGGAAGACCACTCAATTAGAAAGTTTAAAACTAATTAAGTTTCATATGCAGATATTGGTAAAGACAAAATTGGCGTTTGTCTAGAGTgttatatgttttctttttgctaATCTATCTTTACACTTGAGTGTTatgcttataattaattaattcaacaaaaatacTTTGTATTGTAGCTAGTCACTGAATCAGTCCTTCTACCATGATCTGCATCCCcctttctaaaataataattttcattacTTATGATCTACATGACATGCACATTAgttagtattttaaatattattttattaattcaaaaaataattataaataagaatTCCTTACTAAAATACTAAGAGTTgccttttatatataaagaagTAAAGCAATACAATATGCATTTACTCATGTCCAAGGACCAAATTTATTATCTAAATTTGGGGTAAATGTTATATATAGCATCAGCAATATGATTGGAAAAgaccaaataaaatatgaatgtgACCTCAAACAAATACGATGGTCTTTCTTAAAAGAATAACCAGGCACATTGTTAGTggatattttattgataaactCTGTAACTGATCTTTGACTAATCGAAAATTCAacacaaaaagtaaaatttaagtTTTCTTTCATAACTCTGAAACACCTTATCTACATACGCATACTAACTATAGGAATAAAATCGTACCGGtggtgattattattttatataataaatttaataattttttatattaaaatttttaaaataatttttttaataataattatttaaattgtgataattatttatcagtaataataagtaatatttttttataaatatatatataaagtagacAAGGTATTACTTTTCAGTATAAAGTttctatttatctttaattataaaatattttgttcacTTAGTGGAACGAATTTGTTGCATCGAAAAAGGGGAGAAAATTAAAGATGCTGTCtattctattaaaaataaagggggaaaaaaatacatCTAGCTATTAGTAAAACAAATCTAACAAGTTTCCAAGTAGCAAATTGACGAATaaattgacaaaaataattCGATCAGCTGCTGAAACATGACaaaaaataccatatatatatatatatatgtatggattaGATCAAAACAGTACATATGTGTTTTGGTTTCTCTTATCACCACATCATGATGATCCTGCCAGCAATCTACGCatgaagaacaaaacaaaacaataaaaaaaaagaaaaaaaagaaaaagaaaatgcctGATACGTGGAATTCAgggatatataaaatatatttatattatttaattaaattgtatcATTTACGTATAATTATGACTAACATTAGCATTATTATATACTAAAGCTTTGTCGACCTCACGTGGGCATGCAGCCAAAAGGGTGTCCCTTTTTCTGAGTTTTGGAAGAGGTTTGGCAAAAAGGCACAGGAGCACATGAAAATGTTGTTAATTTCCCTGTCATCTTCTTCAAACTTCTCattcaataaacaaaaagaagttGTGAAGTTTCTGCAAACTGAAACTCCGACACCATGCATCCACTGACAACATGACTTCTGGCCCATGTGGCTCTCTCTCAGTTGGTGTTGGGTGAGTCTTATTAGCTATAGTGTTCTTGGGGTTTATCAATTTTGgggtattgattaattagaaCTTAATTTAATGAGGATTTCAATTTCCGAGGTTCAGCAAATCAAGCTTTGGAGATCCTGTTGGAAAGAAAAACTTGTAAACATTCACGAAcaccattttttgaaaaattcattGACACAGTTTTGTCAAACAGATTCCCTGCATATCAAAGATTTATAATTTTCCCCTTAATACCACCGTCATTACACGTTTTGTTAAATCATATATTTGATCAAGATTTTGAATCTGAGCAAGGAGAAActtattaattagttatatGTGAACTAGCTTAAAACTTATTTCGGCTATGCCGTGAACAgagtgatattattattattttttttgtttgttaattgcgtgctttttaattgtttaattatttgatgttcATGTACTTTAGGCATCTAGGTACTTGTATTAGCCATTTAGTCcttgatttttgaaaactgacatattttatattcaatattcttataataatatatatgtgttgttgGACCAACTTTGGTGAAACCTAATATTTGAAATGGGTCAAACTAGCTACTAGTTATTTCTTCAATTATTATAATGGTATAATATGCATTAGAATAAACATCATTAAACACGACTCAATGGTGTAGTGGAGAACTATGTTCAAGGTAGGCTTATAgatttgaattaaatattaaGTGCTTATAGGTTTGGGTTTCCATTTGTTTGCGTTATATGCTATTAAGAaccacaaaacaaaacaaaaccacaaaaaaataaaaaaataaaaaaaataaaaaaatctcatactagGCTTAATTATATCAAGATAAGATGTAAGCATTATAGATTGTTCCGGTTgtgtatataaaaaagaaagttgtGCATGAGTGTGTAAAAATTCAATAGAAACCATTAGATAGACATACAATTTAACgattattttatgtttagatAAAAACAgcgtaaaaaaataaaaataaaaaagttataaaacatTGATGCATATAATGACTTTTCTTGGTTGTCCCAACAAAAAATATGtagtattttacatatttaatatataatattataaatatgtagtaaattaaaaccaaaaaaaaaaaaaaaaaaacaaaaattatgtggtatttaatattataattatatacatatgattaCTTTACCTCCAAAAGGCAACATTATAATCTTTATACCATGTGTCAAGGGGCCGGCCCAATTCGAGTCAAGAAGGTCTTGGATTCTTATCAACGGATTACAACAAGCAGCCCAATAGTGGAGAATTCCAAAGGGAGCACCCTCTCCACTTTAGTAACTTTTTCATAAATACCTTTGTATTTTCAGAAAATGAATGTTACTCTTTTTTAAGAATGTGTATATATCGATTACGTATTAATCGATTGTAcactatatatgaatatatattttaatgtgaTTATTTACGTGTGAAAATTTAAAAGGGAAATGTGCATAAAAAGggtatattttaagaaaaataaaaattgagaggTGGTAATATAattgctaaaaaaatataatgatatatttacaaaattgataaaacaaaaagagtGTTTCTGTAATTTTCCCTATTTTTCATACCACATTCTCAGTTTAATGATAATCTCtgtctagaaaaagaaaagggtcaAAGGGGATTCTTAATAAGCTCAATTGACCTCCAACTTGAAAAGgatcaatttttactttttaccaAGTGCCAATAGCCAAATAGCATCTCCTACAGAATAAATACATGCTTAAGagtcaacccaaaaaaaaaaaaaaaacaaatacgtGCTCAATAAATGGAAAGATTACCAGGAGGAAAGCAATGGAACAAAAACCTGCTCCTTGGCACAGGGTATTTCAGATTTAGAGAAACACAGAACAATTCCATTTGCCAGTGCTGACAAAGTTACTAGAAAGTTTAAGCAAGAAAGATGTAGAGCACTTGCACTtcaaacaaaactaaaataGCAACCCTAAATTAGCTGTATTCCTGTGAAAAATCTTCCAAATAGTTCATTATATATACAATGATCATTTCATGGTCAATATGGTGGCAAATAACCCTACAGACTCTACACTAAACACGGTTCGAGCAGGCAACAACATAGAGTAACAACCGTTGCTAATCATGATCATTTCATTAGACaaatggattatatatatatatatatatatatagaactacAATCCTAAGATCAGATGTCAAATGCCTAGAAACAATCAAATGAAATGTTGGTGAAGTCAGTTATTatggttttttcttttcaccTATGTAACCAGATAATTTTGTTAAACAGATTCCCTTCCATAAGTTCCATCTTCTATGCTGCCGTTTTCTTTACTCAGTTTAGATTTTGATAAAGAAGAGGCTTGTCGAGGTAAAGCTTTGGTTGGTTGCTGCTTCAAATTGAGGTGAGTGTAAACAGACATACCAGCTATAGCCGTGAATGCCCCACAGATACTTGTCGTACCTGGATTAGAACCAAAAATATAGTAGTTTCCGAGAAGAACGGTGCATGTTTTGAACTGCCCAAGTACAACATGTGTGACAGCAGATGTAGCCCTGTTAAGTTtgacaaaagaaagaaagaatataagGAAAGGAAAACCAAACAAGAAGTTCACATATCTTGAACTCTAATGCTTCCTTTCCAACAGTTTCATTCGTAAAACATTACCATGTTCACcatttcattaattttgtttaaacaGACTCAGAAAAACCTTACAAGTTTGCAGGAAGATCTATACAAGCTATATAACTATCATGGTTAAAAAGCAGATCTAGAGGCTAAGGTGCATTCGCAaccaagaaacaaaaaagaccTTATCATGGTGTAGCCGAACAGAAAAGAACAGAAAATTACATACCCAAGTGCCAAAGCGCCTGACCACTGGAGTAAGAAACCAAGAACAGCCGACACAAAAATTGCAATAGTGTTACTGAAGTTCCAATTAAAGGTCAGGACACCAGGTGGATCCAACCAAGGTATTAAAGCAACCAGAAAGAATAAGGTGATTGGTGTTGTTTTCCACATTAACCTGTTTGACACTCCAACTtagttaatatacatatatatatatatatatatatatatgttaggaACAGAAAACTGGCAAGGAgaatttaatagaaattaaaGAGTTCTAAATGTGAATCACATACGCTAAAGCTGTCCAATTCTCTTGCTGTTGAAGACTGGACCAGAGGATTTTGTTGACTGCACTAGGTATTATCCATGCAAGTGCCACACAAGCACCAAAGAGATGGAATTGCAGATCTGTCACTGTAGCAACAGCAACACCTATACATACTACCGTAAGAGCTAGAACCTGAAATATTTCATAGTTAGGGAAATCACAACCTAATAATGTAATGGCATttcaaaatacataaataataaaacgaAGTAGAAGTATGTCAAATTGCAACAAGTAGATAATATCTACAGAATGAGTACTCATATTTTAGGAAAACACCATTTATAGGGTATATATAGTTGAAATGATACCAACATGAGCATGTAGTACGcttttacatacatatatattaggaACATGTGCTTTGCCACTGGAGAATAAAGTAATAAACAttgaaattcattttaaaatctaatgttATAATAATATGAACGTTTAGAAATGATTAGATATTCAATGTGAAACAAAGTCATTTATTCAATGAATTTTATTACTGTTTTTTATTTCTGAATCAACAATTCACTGGTCCTCTACCAATTTCTTAAAAGTTTAATCTAGATTAAAATTATGTCATCTTTTCATGTAGAGTTTATCTAATATCAGAATCAAGTGGATGAaataaacattttcatttg includes the following:
- the LOC107432184 gene encoding nucleotide-sugar uncharacterized transporter 1, whose translation is MLCSRKMFDFLIRKDVRKILKRKDSDAGEKGRALEDLRASLFNGFRSSEGAKRQQQRICGPAAALTFNFVVAISIIFMNKLVLKNVGFHFPILLTFIHYIVSWLLMAILNAFSILPASPSKTTRLSTLFTLGFVMALSTGLANVSLKYNSVGFYQMSKIAVTPSIVLAEFILYKKKVSTVKVLALTVVCIGVAVATVTDLQFHLFGACVALAWIIPSAVNKILWSSLQQQENWTALALMWKTTPITLFFLVALIPWLDPPGVLTFNWNFSNTIAIFVSAVLGFLLQWSGALALGATSAVTHVVLGQFKTCTVLLGNYYIFGSNPGTTSICGAFTAIAGMSVYTHLNLKQQPTKALPRQASSLSKSKLSKENGSIEDGTYGRESV